One segment of Nostoc piscinale CENA21 DNA contains the following:
- the psaM gene encoding photosystem I reaction center subunit XII, producing the protein MTISDTQVYIALVVALIPGVLAWRLATELYK; encoded by the coding sequence ATGACCATCTCAGATACCCAAGTTTATATTGCTCTAGTTGTGGCGCTAATTCCAGGCGTTTTGGCTTGGCGTTTAGCGACAGAACTTTACAAGTAA
- a CDS encoding DUF3134 domain-containing protein: MVKLSNPALHEEPRYQPAAIIPLKQEQSLLDWLASTGRLEPYVFVEHYYEDEEDDEEEVVEQYEYETGEIDHLEE, encoded by the coding sequence ATGGTTAAGCTATCTAACCCTGCTCTCCACGAAGAACCCCGTTATCAGCCAGCAGCGATTATTCCGCTCAAGCAAGAACAATCTTTGCTTGATTGGTTAGCAAGTACTGGTCGATTAGAACCTTATGTATTTGTGGAACACTATTACGAAGATGAGGAAGACGACGAGGAAGAAGTGGTTGAGCAGTATGAATATGAAACTGGGGAAATAGACCATTTAGAGGAGTGA
- a CDS encoding MATE family efflux transporter, producing the protein MSKDNTSGSRLISEVKQCLLLAVPLAAAQLAQSATGFVDTVMMGWLGSQAIASGGLGAAIFTFCLMITTGIITAISPLVAEVYGSGKPEQIGQIVRQGLMISLLLGIPITVLLWYGSTLLVLLGQNVNAAALAQTYLRAIAWGFIPALGFAVFKGFLSALSQPKLVMVTVVLGTLFNITANYVLMFGKFGLPALGLAGIGWASTLSLWSMFITLAIYIFSQRRFAVYKIFQFSPISHFSKQNRRIIWDIFQIGLPIGGLVAVEAGLFTVVTFIIGQLGTTALAAHQIALQTASMSFQMVLGISLATTVRVGQLAGEKDLQGVRLAGYVGIALGALSMAIAALIFWLVPKLIVSLYLDTNNSDNQDVVNLTIKLLAVAAIFQIVDGIQVTASGALRGLKDTRIPLLIGVFAYWCVGLLTGYALGIWFGYGTIGLWWGLAIGLASAAIVLSWRFRILSNQLVWAKLN; encoded by the coding sequence ATGAGCAAGGACAATACCAGTGGCTCCAGATTGATTTCTGAAGTTAAACAATGTCTGCTGTTAGCTGTTCCACTAGCCGCAGCCCAATTAGCCCAATCAGCAACCGGCTTTGTCGATACAGTGATGATGGGTTGGTTAGGCAGTCAAGCGATCGCATCTGGAGGCTTGGGTGCGGCAATATTTACCTTTTGTTTGATGATTACTACAGGTATTATTACTGCTATCAGTCCCTTAGTCGCAGAAGTATATGGATCTGGTAAGCCTGAACAAATTGGTCAGATTGTGCGACAAGGGTTAATGATATCTCTGCTATTAGGCATCCCAATTACAGTATTACTTTGGTATGGCAGTACTTTGCTCGTGCTGTTGGGACAAAATGTGAATGCAGCCGCATTAGCACAAACCTATTTAAGAGCGATCGCTTGGGGTTTTATCCCTGCATTGGGTTTTGCTGTATTCAAAGGCTTTCTGTCTGCCCTTTCCCAACCAAAGTTAGTTATGGTAACTGTTGTCTTGGGTACGCTTTTCAATATTACAGCTAACTATGTTTTAATGTTTGGCAAATTCGGACTACCCGCCCTGGGACTAGCTGGTATTGGTTGGGCGAGTACTTTGTCACTGTGGAGTATGTTTATTACTCTGGCTATTTATATATTTAGTCAACGTCGCTTTGCAGTTTACAAAATATTTCAGTTTTCACCTATTTCCCACTTTAGCAAACAAAATCGGCGCATTATTTGGGATATTTTTCAAATTGGTTTACCAATTGGCGGATTAGTTGCTGTAGAAGCCGGATTATTTACTGTTGTCACCTTTATTATTGGGCAATTGGGAACAACTGCGCTCGCCGCCCATCAAATTGCTTTGCAAACAGCTTCGATGTCATTTCAGATGGTTTTGGGTATTTCTTTGGCAACTACAGTACGTGTTGGGCAATTAGCGGGAGAGAAAGACTTGCAGGGTGTCCGCTTGGCTGGATATGTAGGTATTGCCTTGGGGGCTTTATCAATGGCGATCGCGGCTCTAATATTTTGGTTAGTTCCAAAATTAATTGTTTCGCTTTATTTAGACACTAATAATTCAGACAATCAAGATGTGGTCAACTTAACAATAAAATTACTAGCAGTTGCAGCAATTTTTCAAATCGTTGATGGCATCCAAGTCACCGCCTCTGGAGCTTTACGCGGACTAAAAGATACTCGTATCCCACTGTTAATTGGTGTTTTTGCCTACTGGTGTGTTGGTTTATTAACTGGTTATGCACTGGGAATTTGGTTTGGTTATGGAACTATTGGTCTGTGGTGGGGATTAGCCATAGGTTTAGCTAGTGCGGCTATAGTCTTGAGTTGGAGATTTAGGATTTTGTCAAATCAACTTGTCTGGGCAAAGTTGAATTAA
- a CDS encoding STAS domain-containing protein — translation MNNKLRLTVLEPSGILDKISGHQLHNEISTLINNGTNIILIDMKEIKFIDSSGLGYLVSAMQMVSNANAKFFVCSISDQVNMLFEITKVNKLLQIFADREACKRYVLSTLSRMSYN, via the coding sequence ATGAATAATAAACTTCGGCTAACGGTACTGGAGCCATCAGGTATTTTAGATAAAATTAGCGGACATCAATTACATAATGAAATTAGCACCTTGATAAACAATGGTACTAACATTATATTGATTGATATGAAAGAAATTAAGTTTATAGATAGTTCTGGCTTGGGTTATCTAGTGTCGGCAATGCAAATGGTAAGTAATGCTAACGCCAAATTTTTTGTCTGCTCTATTAGTGATCAGGTTAACATGTTGTTTGAAATCACTAAAGTGAACAAATTATTACAAATTTTTGCTGACAGGGAAGCATGTAAACGCTACGTTTTAAGCACTTTATCTCGGATGTCTTACAATTAA